A portion of the Gemmatimonadota bacterium genome contains these proteins:
- a CDS encoding PorV/PorQ family protein: protein MLPIPTRAKPISRSSWLFGSSHSDEEAVVKLHNIIWVCLLAFVLSGVQANAQFEDPRVLGGEKIRDLEPIYPNQEEVRPSGVKAAQSGFVFLGFSTDARRAAMADAGAGLIGDASGAVFLNPGLLGFVHERQAFFTHAQWIFETNHQVAGAVFKFPNAPGTFGVGFITHSAGEINGTKINPDPASVGFTETGTFTTTNYALSAGWGFQITDRFSVGAMARFAHQGLGSSEVFIAGSRQTQSNDLNAFAVDIGTYFNTGFRNMVIAMSVRNFSPGGESQFQREHFELPRSFRLGFVFDMISLFGRIPVPHHLNLVTEIHSPIDFDERTLVGVEYRFKQATSAMGFSLRGGYKNNHDLEDYSFGAGIDYKTEAGKGVRLDYAFKHFNTSFTDPVQMVSAAISF from the coding sequence ATATTACCAATCCCGACACGGGCGAAACCGATATCGAGAAGTTCGTGGTTATTCGGTAGCTCGCATTCAGACGAGGAGGCTGTTGTGAAATTACATAATATTATCTGGGTCTGTCTGCTGGCGTTCGTCCTTTCCGGCGTGCAGGCCAATGCTCAATTTGAAGATCCCCGGGTTCTCGGCGGCGAAAAGATTCGCGATCTGGAACCCATTTATCCAAATCAGGAAGAAGTCAGACCTTCTGGCGTGAAAGCCGCGCAGAGCGGTTTTGTGTTTCTCGGATTTTCCACAGATGCGCGGCGAGCCGCGATGGCCGATGCGGGCGCAGGTCTGATCGGCGATGCGTCGGGTGCGGTGTTTCTAAACCCGGGGTTGCTGGGTTTTGTACACGAACGGCAGGCGTTTTTTACCCATGCCCAATGGATTTTTGAGACAAATCACCAGGTTGCTGGCGCAGTTTTCAAATTTCCAAATGCACCGGGTACCTTTGGCGTGGGCTTTATCACGCACAGCGCTGGTGAGATCAATGGTACCAAAATCAATCCCGATCCCGCCAGTGTGGGATTCACCGAGACGGGTACATTTACCACGACGAATTACGCCCTGTCCGCAGGCTGGGGTTTTCAGATTACCGATCGATTTTCAGTAGGGGCAATGGCGCGTTTCGCCCATCAGGGGTTGGGATCGAGTGAGGTCTTTATCGCCGGTAGTCGGCAAACGCAGTCGAATGATCTCAATGCTTTTGCCGTGGATATCGGGACCTACTTCAATACGGGATTCCGGAATATGGTGATTGCTATGAGTGTGCGGAATTTCAGTCCGGGAGGGGAGTCTCAGTTTCAGCGCGAGCATTTCGAGTTGCCCCGGTCATTCCGCCTGGGTTTTGTCTTCGATATGATTTCGCTGTTTGGCCGAATCCCTGTGCCGCATCATCTGAATCTGGTCACTGAGATCCATAGTCCGATAGATTTCGACGAGCGCACGCTTGTGGGTGTAGAATATCGGTTTAAGCAGGCGACCTCTGCGATGGGTTTTTCCCTACGCGGTGGGTATAAGAACAACCACGATCTGGAAGATTATTCGTTCGGTGCCGGTATTGATTACAAAACCGAGGCCGGGAAAGGCGTTCGCCTCGATTATGCGTTCAAGCATTTCAATACGTCTTTCACCGATCCCGTGCAGATGGTGAGTGCCGCGATTAGTTTCTGA